DNA sequence from the Nitrospirota bacterium genome:
TTCCTGAGGATCAACAAGGAGAGGGTAAAGGGTTATCAGGTAGTATTCTTCATCTTTATTGTAAGCAACATAGGCGGGGCTCTTACCCCTATAGGGGACCCGCCATTATTCCTGGGTTACCTTAAAGGTGTCCCGTTTTTCTGGGTAATCGGACGTGTCTGGCATATATGGCTGCTTACCACTGCAATAGTACTGGCAGTATTTTTTGTAATGGACTCCATAAGTTATTCGAGGGTTAAGACAAAGATCTCTAAAGTTGGCGCTCCGGGGAAGATGGAAATCCTGGGCAAGAAAAATTTCATTTATCTTTTTATGGTACTTGCTCTGGTACTGATGCAAAAGATGGATTCTATTAAGCATTTTGAAGAGATGATTGGGGAGAATGGCGAACTCTATATAACAATGATAGTCGCAACCCTTATGATCATTGTGTCAGCTATCGCATATAAAGGATCAAACAGAGAGGCCATTGAGGCAAACGAATTTAATTTTCTTCCAATAAGAGAGGTTGCAATTCTCTTTATAGGCATATTTGCCACTATGATACCTGCCCTCGATTACCTTGAGCAGAATGCAGCCGCGCTCGGCGTAAATACCTATGGGCAGTTTTACTGGGGAACAGGGATACTGTCAAGCGTTCTGGACAATGCACCCACTTATCTTAATTTCCTCAGTGCGTCGTTTGGGCTTGCAAATCTCTCAGTGGATACGGATATGATGAAGTTTCTTGACCCGGGCCATACTATAACATTACTAAACGGCGTGACTGTCTATACGTGGAAATATGTGCAGGCCATCTCTCTTGGAGCTGTATTTTTCGGGGCAAATACATACATTGGCAATGGCCCAAACTTTATGGTAAAGTCAATCGCTGAACAGTCCGGGGTGGAATGCCCCAGTTTTTTTGAATACTTTTACAAGTATGCACTACCTGTTCTTATTCCAACATATGCACTCGTGTGGTATTTATTCTTCAGATAAGAAGAACACCTCTTTCTCCTTTCTATTTCTCCTTGATTTATCTTATTTAAAGAGGTAAGATAGCCGAAATAACAACTCTTTCGCGTGAGGAATCAGAATGGTAATTACCCGTGGAAGGAGGTGAAATATTTCATGAAGATAATGATCTGCTATGATGGTTCTGAAGGCTCACACAGGGCAATGGAACAAACAGTAGATTATTTTAAGGCTCATAAGCCGGAGATAATACTTGTAACAGTCGTGGACCCCCCCCTTGATTCCAGCCTTGAAAATGAAGAAGTATTTGAAAGATGGCGAAATAGTCGGCAAAATGAACTTTTAGATGCAGCAAAGTGGGTTACAGAACATGGTCTGGAGGCTGATGCGATTCTTGCGGTGGGCGATCCCCGGAAGATGCTGATTAAGGCGATAGAAAAGAAAGCTCCGGACCTGGTTGTCGTAGGGAAAAGGGGAAGAACAGAGATGGATAAGATGATACTCGGGAGTGTCAGTGCATTCCTGGTGCGGCACTCACCACTCCCTGTGCTTGTTATGACTTAACATATTATATTGTTCTCTTTTCCTTTACCCCTCTCCGTTACCCACTCCCCTAAATGGAGGGGGGATAAAGATTTTATGTAGATGGAATGTTACAATATAATAAATGAAGATTATACTTCCGTTGCGAATTCGTAACATCCTATCTTATTGATATTATTAATCATAACATCGTCAGGTTGCAATATTGACCAATATCACTCTTTAGAGTGTTACCAAATTGAAACAGCCTGAACTTTCTGCTGACCTATCAAAAATACCATATCTTATTGTTAACTAAGACAAAATAACATATTAATCGAACTATGGCATTTTTTTTGCTCTTAAACTTCAAGCAAAGTTATAATTTAGCCTGGTATTATAGTAATACTATTGAGGGAGTAATTCTAACCCGGAAGGGGGGTGTTGTTGTAAGTATGAAAATATTGATATGCTACGATGGGTCACCTGCATCACAAAGGGCAATGG
Encoded proteins:
- a CDS encoding sodium:proton antiporter is translated as MHSMGHFSAMTIIPFALLLGSIAVMPFINRHWWEKNYHLVSFGLGLLVILYYLIYIRASNGFADISGETSYGLHKLIHTGVEYFSFIALIGSLFVVSGGIYIKLNNKSTPLINTVILFIGAIVANFLGTTGASVLLIRPFLRINKERVKGYQVVFFIFIVSNIGGALTPIGDPPLFLGYLKGVPFFWVIGRVWHIWLLTTAIVLAVFFVMDSISYSRVKTKISKVGAPGKMEILGKKNFIYLFMVLALVLMQKMDSIKHFEEMIGENGELYITMIVATLMIIVSAIAYKGSNREAIEANEFNFLPIREVAILFIGIFATMIPALDYLEQNAAALGVNTYGQFYWGTGILSSVLDNAPTYLNFLSASFGLANLSVDTDMMKFLDPGHTITLLNGVTVYTWKYVQAISLGAVFFGANTYIGNGPNFMVKSIAEQSGVECPSFFEYFYKYALPVLIPTYALVWYLFFR
- a CDS encoding universal stress protein; protein product: MKIMICYDGSEGSHRAMEQTVDYFKAHKPEIILVTVVDPPLDSSLENEEVFERWRNSRQNELLDAAKWVTEHGLEADAILAVGDPRKMLIKAIEKKAPDLVVVGKRGRTEMDKMILGSVSAFLVRHSPLPVLVMT